The nucleotide window AGCCAGCGCCCGATCGGCTCGGCCGGATCGTGCTGGAACAGCATCCGCACGCCGGCCGCTCCGCGCTGCCCGAGGCTCGTCGCGAAGGCGCCCGCCGACACGATGTCGTTGCCGAGATCGGGCACGCCGAACAGGCTGGCATAGCCGGTGAAATGGCCGTCCATGGAAGTCTCCGGGGTGGTGGGCTGGTCGCTGCGAAAGATGCGGATCTCGGCAAGGCAGGGCAGCGAATAATCGTCGCAGTCGAAAGTCGGTACCGGCAGTTACCGTGGCTTGGCGGTCAATAAATTGCTTCCGTATTCAAATAACCGTGGCACACTTGCTCGTCGATTGTCTGTGAATCGCGAATCGGAGTTCATCATGAGAGTGAATCGCAAGCTGTGCGGCGTATCCGTCCTGCTGTGCCTGATCGCGCCCATCGTCGCATTCGCGGCCGATCCCACCGCCGAAGCCCAGGGCGCGGCGACGCGGTGGGACCAGACCTACAATGCGGGTGACATGGACGGCCTCAAGGGCCTCTACGTCGCCGATGCCATGGTGGTCCCGAAGGGCGCGGCCGTGTCCGGCGCCGACGGCATCGGCACGTTCTTCGCGGGTTTGAAAGCCAAGGGCTTCGACGACCACAAGACCAAGGTCCAGACGGCGCAGATGAAGGGCGACCTGCTCGTCGTCACCGGGCGCTGGGCCATGTCCGGCCCCGGCGAGGGCGGTGCGAAGAAGGCGTTCGAGGGCAACTGGGTCAACGTGTTCGAGCGGAAGGGCAACGAGTGGCGCACGGTGCTCCACACTTGGAACTGACCGAAGATCCGGAACTGACCGAAGATCCGGAGCCGATCAGGAATCCGGGAGGGACATTCGCGTCGACCCATAACCCACGGCCTCGCGCTTCTCCTCCTCGGTGAGGAAATCGGCTGCCTGGACCCGGCGCCAGAGTGATTCCCGCTCCGGCGCCAGGGCCTCGATCGCGTCGAGATCGGGCTCCAGCCGGGCGGGGCCGAAGGCGGGTTCCAGCCATTGGGCGAGGCTCTCGGCGGTGCGGCGCGCCAGCGGGATCACGGTCTGGCGATAGAAGGCGCGGTTGGCCTCGGCGTAATTGGCATGGGTGTTGTCGCCGGAGAGGCCCAGCAGCAGCGGCGGCACGCCGAAGGCGAGGGCGATCTCGCGGGCGGCGGCGGCCTTCGCCTCGACGAAATCCATGTCCTTCGGCGAGAGCGAGAGCGGCTTCCAGTCGAGGCCGCCCTCCAGCAGCAGCGGCCGGCCGGCATTGGCCGCGCCCTGATAATTGGCCTCCAGCTCGCCTTTCAGGCGGGTGAACTGCGCGTCGCTCAAGCTGGCGCCGTTGGAGGTGGCATAGACCAGCGCGCCGGAGGGTCTGGCGGCATTGTCGAGGAGCGCCTTGTTCCAGGCCCCGGCGGCGTTGTGGATGTCGAGGGCGACCGCCGCCGCCTCCATCGGCGAGAGCCCGTAATGGTCGTCGGCCGGGTGGAACAGGGTGAGGTGCAGGATCGGCGGCACGCCCTCGCGGAGCTGGTCGTGGCGCAGGGTCCGGCCGCCGACCGCGTAATCATAGGCGATCGGCCATCCGTCCGGGCCTTCCACCACTCGCATCCGGTCCGGGCGCAGGGCGTGGAGTTCGCGCGGGGCGCCGTCGAGGCTCACCGCCTCCAGATAGGCGTTCCCGGAGACCATCAGATGGCCGTAGAGCGTTTCAAGGAGGCGCGCTCCGCCCTCGCGGGCATTCGGCCGGGCGAGGAGCGCGGTGAGCGGATGCGGCTCCGGCCGGTCCGTCAGCACCAGCGGCAGGGAGGCCGCGGCCTCCGCCACCAGCCGCACTGCGCGGTGAACGATGGCGTTGCGCTGGAAGCCCTCCCGCGCCAGCGCCCCGTAATCCCGCGCGGTCCAGACCGCCCGACCCTCGCCATAGAAGGCGATGCCGAGCCCCGAGACGGGGGCCGCCTTGGTCTCGGGCACGGGAAAGGCGGCCCGCGCGAGGCGGGTGAAGAGGTTCGGCATGGGAATGTCCTCGACGGGGAACAACCCTCCCCCGCAAAGGGGGGGAGGGACGCGCGGCAGACGCCGCTCACATCCGCCTGATCCGCGGCTCGGCCCGTGTGGCCAGCATCAGGTGGGTCAGGGCCCAGACGAGGGCGTCGAGGCGGTCGGGCGAGGCGCCGCTGGAGAGGCCGTTCGGCCCGAAATCGCAGAGCTCGTCTTCCAGGGCCGGCAGGCTGCCGACATGGTGGACGCGGCCCTGCACATAGAGGACCGAGACCGGCTCGGCCCGCAGGTACTTGCCGCGCGTCGCCCGCACCGGGATCACCGGCACCGACGCGTCCAACTCGGCGATGACGGCGATCGCCATCTCGCCGCCCTGGTTGACCTCGACCACGAGGCTGTCCGCCTCCAGGCGATGGTAGAGCGCCAGCGCCGCGCCGGCCCAGGCCTGCGGGCTCGCCCGGCTCAATGTGGCGTCGGCGAGGACGTAGGCGTTCCCGTTGGAGGCGAGCCCCACGGCGACGATCCCGCAGGCGTCGGCGCCGGCCTTCGAGGAGGCGGGCGGGTCCACCGCCACGACGATCCGCCCGAGCTCCGGCGCCCGGTCGATCCGCGACGCCTCGATCGCTTCCCGCGTCCAGAGCGCATCGGGGCGGTCCTCGATCAGCTCGCCGTCGAGTTCCTGGCGTCCGAGCCGCGTGCCGGAATAGCGTCCCACCACCGCGTCGAGGAAGGACGGCGCGAGGTTGACCGCGTTGTCGGCGGTGCGCGACCGGCTCACCACGGTGAGCGGGTCGGCGAGGATGCGGCGGATCAGCGGGATCGGCCGGGGCGTCGTGGTGACGAGGTTGCGCGGCCGGGCGCCGAGGCGCAGGCCGAACTGGATCATGTCGTAGGCGGCGTCCGGCCGACGCCATTTGGCGATCTCGTCGGACCAGGCGGCGCCGAATTGCGGCCCGCGCAGGCTGTCGGGCTCCTCTGCCGAGAAGGCCAGGGCCACGGCGCCGTTGGCCCATTCCAGCCGCCGCCGCGAGGGCGCCCAGTGCGGCCGTGCTCCCGACAGCGACAGCAACCCGGACGGCCCCTCGATCATCACGTCGCGGACATCGGCATAGGTCTCGCCGACGAGGGCGATACGGCCCACCGCCTCGGCGCAGAAGGCGGGGTCGCCGGTGGCCAGCGCCCGCACCCATTCGGCCCCGGTGCGGGTCTTGCCCGAGCCGCGCCCGCCGATCACCGCCCAGGTCGTCCAATCCTCCCGCGCGGGACAGGGGGGCAGCTGGTCGTCGCGGGCGTTATGGAGCCAGTCCGAGGCCAGCGCCCGGATCAGGTGCGGCGGCAGGCTCGCCAGGAATCCCGGCATCCGGCCGCTCGCCGAGGCCTGCCGCATAGCGCGCCGCGATTGCCGCGCGCAGGGCCGGCAGGTCGGCGGCCGCGCCATCGTCGTCGTGCCCGGCCGGGCTGCGGGACGTCGCATGGATCCGCTCCCGTTCATCGCTGAAGAGGTCGTCGAGCAGCCGTTTCAGACCGCCGAGGTCGCGCAGCACCCTCGCGGAATCGAGGGCCGGCGGCGGGTCGGCCGACAGGGCCTCGTCGAACCGCGCGATCTGGCGCCCGATATGGTCGCGCAGGGCGTGGTCCAGCTCCACCGTCGACATCGCGGCCGATCCCGGCGCGTCGTCCGGCGGCGACGGCACGCCCGGACGGACTCGCCGCTTCGGCGGAAAGCCGCAGGTGCGGAACAGGCTCGCAGCGCCGTGGACGGTGCCGCCGAGCGCCACCGCAAGGGTGGCGGCCTCGACCTCCGGTATCGCATGGATCCGTTCGACCGCGAGCCGCCTCGCAGGCGCCCAGGTCCCGGGATCGAGCCGGCGCTTCGCGACGCTCGCCGTCTCGCGCCAGCCGTAGCGGCGGTTCCAGTCGCTGATCCGCCTCGAGGGGACCCCGGTTCGGCGCGCGATCTCGATCGCGCTCATCCCGGTCTGCCGCATCAGCTCCGCGACGGCCCGGTGTTCCTCGGAGGGAAGGTCCATGTCCCCGTCCCCTCTCGTCACACTTCTTGAGCGTGCCTTATCGATACCCGAGGAGCGTCACGGTGTCAATCATAAATTCCTATTTTACGAATTGTATCTTATTTCGATCTGGAGGGCGGCAATGGTTGCGATGATGTTCGCGGATGGCGGCCGCATCTTTGGTCCTCGGCTGACCAGATATCGCCGGCCCGCTCTACGGCAGGGGCGCGTGAACACCAGACCTTGGCTGCCCAGCCCGGAGCGGACGTTCCGCATGCGACCCGACCCGGTCGCTTGGTTCGCCATAGGCGCTTCCAACAAGCGGTCATTCGTCGGCCGTCCGGCAATTTCGGCTCGGGGTGGGTATCAGTCCTTCGGTTCAGCGTGCGAGACAAGTGCCGGACCGATATTTGTCACGCTAGGTTCCGCATCACAAACGACCTCAAGGCAGTGCGCTTCTGTTGCGATGAAATAACTTGAACGCTGTTCAGAACCTCCTGCCATGAAAACAAGGAAACTCTCATCCGACCATTTGTGCCCCCGCGCTCTGAAAGTTGTTTTAGCTGAACGAGGATCAGAATTCGAAGCTTCCCATAATTCCAAAAGGCCGTTCTCATCCAGCATGCGGAATGCAATTACGCCCTGGAATGCAAATCGTATTACGGCTTTCTTGTCTGTTGAAACGAAATCTGCTTCTAAGCTGTGGTCGTGGTTTGGGTTCGTGGACGGCAAAGAGTAGCTGATATTGTCTTTTGCAAAGATAACTAGCGGGGTCCCGACATCAAAACTCAATCTTCCAAGCCATAAGTCGTCGCTCTCGACATCCGTAGGCCACGGAGAGAATACAATGCCAGTTGGGGTTTGATCCGGCATGGGGGGAACGGATTGGTCGCGCGTCGTGCACAATATCTAGCCATCATTGCTGAAGGTCTGCAAAGGATCGTGAGTGGCCCCGCAGCTATATCCACTTCGATGCATCTGCCGTCCAGAACCGGACGGGCAGGAAACCACCCGTCCCAGTCGGAGGACTTTAGCCTGGACCGGGCCCTTCCGACCTTCCGCAACGGATCGCGGACAGACACCCGTCCACGCACCAGCCCGCATCCGATGGCCGCCCCCAGGGCAGCCCATCCCATCTCAAACGATCCCGCTGCCCTCGAACGGCCAGGACTTGCCCAGCCGTTCCGCCACCTTGGCGGGATCGTGGCCGACTTCCGCCACCGCGGCTTCGACCTCTTCGCTCGGGGTCTGGAAGTAGCGCGCCCAATAGGCCTTGTCCCTGGGCTCCGTCAGCGTCACCGTCACGAGCGCCTCGGGCGTGGAATCCTGCGCGCTCATCTCCGGCCCTCCTCGGCTTCGGTGCCGGGGCGGTCGCCCGGCTCCTCCGGAACTTCCCGAACCGCGCCGGTCACGCCGTCCTTGGGGCCGGTGGCGGCGCCGTTGCGCTCCGGCTCGCCGGACGTCCCGTCCTGTCGCCGGTCGTCGGAGGACGCGGCCGGGTTCTCGTTCGTCCCGGCCGGTTCGGGCGTTCTCGTCGTCTCGGACATGCGTGGCTCCCTGCTGGTCCGGGCCAACGCATGAGACGCGGGGCGGGTTCGGGTCAGTCGAGGTAGCTCAGGGCCATGCCGGTCCGGGGGTGGGGGAAGACCCCCATGCGCACGCCGTAGATCGCCTCCAGCCCCGCCGGCGTCACGATCTCGGCGGGCGTGCCGCGCGCGATCAGGCGTCCGCCATGTAGGGCGATGAGGTCGTCGCAGGTCCGCGCCGCCATGTTCACGTCGTGCAGGACGACGATGACGGTGAGGCCGCGCTCCTGCGAGAGCTGGCGGACGAGGGAGAGCACCTCGATCTGGTGGGCGACATCGAGGGCGGCGATGGGCTCGTCGAGGAGGAGGCAGCGGGCCTTCTGCGCCACCAGCATGGCGAGCCAGACGCGCTGGCGCTCGCCGCCGGAGAGGCTGTCGACCATGCGCTCGGCGAAGGGCGTCACCGTGGTGAGTCGCATCGCCTCGGCGACGGCGTCGCGGTCGGCCGAGCCCATCCGGCCGAGCGCGCCGTGCCAGGGATAGCGGCCCAGGGCGACGAGTTCCCGGACCAGCATGCCCGGCGCCTGCGGCGTCGTCTGCGGCAGGTAGGCGACCTCGCGGGCGAAGGCCCGGTCGCCGAGATGCCCGATCGGCGCGCCCCGGAACAGGATGCGTCCGGCGCTCGGGGCCTGCTGGCGGCCGAGCAGCTTGATCAGGGTCGATTTGCCCGATCCGTTATGGCCGATGAGGCCGATGACCCGTCCGGCTGGGATGGTCAGGCTCAGCGGCTGCAGCAGCACGCGTCCGGGCACAGAGAACGCGACGCGATCGAGGCTGTAGACCGCCTCGTCCGAGCCGGCATCCCGTGCTGGTCCCGCATCGGCTCGGCTCCGGGATTCGGCTCGGCTCCGGGATTCGGCTCGACTCAAGGACATCGTTCGCCCGTTCGACGTTGCACCATTCGCCATGCCGCTCGAGCGAGGGCCGCGTCAGGCCCGCGCACTGGCCCTCTGCCGGTCGGCGAGGAGCGATTGCGCGATCTCATGCCCTCGCATGACCAGGATCGACAAGAGGGTATCGCTCAGGCCGTGGGTCGGCTCGCTGAATCCCTGGAGGTAGATGGCGGCCTCGAAGCCGGGGCGGGTGGCGAGGCGGTAATCGCGCCCGATGGTGCCGTCGGTGAGGTGCGGGGTGAGTGCCGGCATGATGGTCTCGAGGCGGTCGCGGCGATAGCCCGTGGCCAGGATCACGGCGTCGTAGGGCTCCCGCGCGGTGAGGCCGGTGGCGGCATCCAGGGTTTCGAGGACGACCGCGCCGGCTTCCTCCACGGCCCCGACGACGGTGGTCCTCGGCCTCAGGGCATGGCGATGCG belongs to Methylobacterium sp. 77 and includes:
- a CDS encoding DUF4440 domain-containing protein, coding for MRVNRKLCGVSVLLCLIAPIVAFAADPTAEAQGAATRWDQTYNAGDMDGLKGLYVADAMVVPKGAAVSGADGIGTFFAGLKAKGFDDHKTKVQTAQMKGDLLVVTGRWAMSGPGEGGAKKAFEGNWVNVFERKGNEWRTVLHTWN
- a CDS encoding DUF3606 domain-containing protein encodes the protein MSAQDSTPEALVTVTLTEPRDKAYWARYFQTPSEEVEAAVAEVGHDPAKVAERLGKSWPFEGSGIV
- a CDS encoding ATP-binding cassette domain-containing protein, whose translation is MSLSRAESRSRAESRSRADAGPARDAGSDEAVYSLDRVAFSVPGRVLLQPLSLTIPAGRVIGLIGHNGSGKSTLIKLLGRQQAPSAGRILFRGAPIGHLGDRAFAREVAYLPQTTPQAPGMLVRELVALGRYPWHGALGRMGSADRDAVAEAMRLTTVTPFAERMVDSLSGGERQRVWLAMLVAQKARCLLLDEPIAALDVAHQIEVLSLVRQLSQERGLTVIVVLHDVNMAARTCDDLIALHGGRLIARGTPAEIVTPAGLEAIYGVRMGVFPHPRTGMALSYLD
- a CDS encoding terminase family protein, which produces MPGFLASLPPHLIRALASDWLHNARDDQLPPCPAREDWTTWAVIGGRGSGKTRTGAEWVRALATGDPAFCAEAVGRIALVGETYADVRDVMIEGPSGLLSLSGARPHWAPSRRRLEWANGAVALAFSAEEPDSLRGPQFGAAWSDEIAKWRRPDAAYDMIQFGLRLGARPRNLVTTTPRPIPLIRRILADPLTVVSRSRTADNAVNLAPSFLDAVVGRYSGTRLGRQELDGELIEDRPDALWTREAIEASRIDRAPELGRIVVAVDPPASSKAGADACGIVAVGLASNGNAYVLADATLSRASPQAWAGAALALYHRLEADSLVVEVNQGGEMAIAVIAELDASVPVIPVRATRGKYLRAEPVSVLYVQGRVHHVGSLPALEDELCDFGPNGLSSGASPDRLDALVWALTHLMLATRAEPRIRRM
- a CDS encoding phage portal protein — protein: MPNLFTRLARAAFPVPETKAAPVSGLGIAFYGEGRAVWTARDYGALAREGFQRNAIVHRAVRLVAEAAASLPLVLTDRPEPHPLTALLARPNAREGGARLLETLYGHLMVSGNAYLEAVSLDGAPRELHALRPDRMRVVEGPDGWPIAYDYAVGGRTLRHDQLREGVPPILHLTLFHPADDHYGLSPMEAAAVALDIHNAAGAWNKALLDNAARPSGALVYATSNGASLSDAQFTRLKGELEANYQGAANAGRPLLLEGGLDWKPLSLSPKDMDFVEAKAAAAREIALAFGVPPLLLGLSGDNTHANYAEANRAFYRQTVIPLARRTAESLAQWLEPAFGPARLEPDLDAIEALAPERESLWRRVQAADFLTEEEKREAVGYGSTRMSLPDS
- a CDS encoding helix-turn-helix domain-containing protein; protein product: MDLPSEEHRAVAELMRQTGMSAIEIARRTGVPSRRISDWNRRYGWRETASVAKRRLDPGTWAPARRLAVERIHAIPEVEAATLAVALGGTVHGAASLFRTCGFPPKRRVRPGVPSPPDDAPGSAAMSTVELDHALRDHIGRQIARFDEALSADPPPALDSARVLRDLGGLKRLLDDLFSDERERIHATSRSPAGHDDDGAAADLPALRAAIAARYAAGLGERPDAGIPGEPAAAPDPGAGLGLAP